The proteins below are encoded in one region of Candidatus Amarolinea dominans:
- a CDS encoding arginine decarboxylase produces the protein MQSRFHRSAEGHLTDFMSRQQGHLMLGGRVDLNVLAARHGTPLELAYLPQITRQVHGMMGWAAQAARATAYAGTFLYAYATKANFAADVVRTALEAGAHYETSAAADVKIAHHLWKQGILKADRYLICNGSKEPHYTDAILRLRRAGHAAVISVLDDLDEFAALRTCPLPMQFGVREREAGNRDGAHLGNDRFGLTAGEMADVVAGLAGTPHTLVMYHAMIGSQVEDADHFLTTLRASIRNYCELRQRVPTLRFFNYGGGTPTSGYRLDFEFDYTGFLTLLMEEMRALCLEYSVPMPDLVGEFGRYTVANHSVYLFDVGQVKRGAEGQPDWYLINGSLMVSIPDSVLVPDQKFVTLPLDGWDRPLRAVRLGSRRTCDSDDVYPRPGKAPLMLPDSGVGTVIAICGVGAYQQMISGRGGAHHCLSPEPRRIIFEEKDGQLVQRVEAAQTQAELMRLIGYQSPMRQPAPTVPMHPSLWPTPVPARRIKALRLRQRPQVIQAGIPT, from the coding sequence ATGCAGTCCCGGTTCCATCGGTCAGCGGAAGGCCATTTGACCGATTTCATGTCCCGTCAGCAGGGCCACCTGATGCTGGGTGGTCGTGTTGACCTGAATGTACTGGCGGCACGCCACGGCACGCCCCTGGAACTCGCGTATCTGCCGCAGATCACGCGTCAGGTGCATGGCATGATGGGATGGGCGGCCCAGGCCGCGCGCGCCACTGCCTATGCAGGGACATTTTTGTACGCGTACGCCACCAAGGCCAATTTTGCGGCCGATGTCGTGCGCACAGCCCTGGAGGCCGGCGCTCACTACGAAACGTCGGCGGCTGCGGACGTGAAGATTGCCCATCACCTCTGGAAGCAGGGCATTCTGAAAGCGGACCGCTACCTGATCTGCAATGGCTCGAAGGAGCCGCATTACACGGACGCCATCCTGCGTCTGCGCCGCGCGGGTCATGCAGCGGTCATTTCAGTCTTGGATGACCTGGACGAATTTGCCGCCCTGCGCACCTGCCCGCTGCCCATGCAGTTTGGCGTGCGCGAGCGGGAGGCTGGTAATCGAGACGGCGCACACCTGGGCAACGATCGTTTTGGGCTGACCGCCGGCGAGATGGCAGACGTTGTCGCCGGACTGGCCGGCACGCCGCACACGCTGGTGATGTATCACGCCATGATCGGCAGCCAGGTTGAGGACGCCGACCATTTCCTGACCACGCTGCGCGCCTCCATTCGCAACTACTGCGAGCTGCGCCAGCGCGTGCCGACGCTGCGTTTCTTCAACTATGGCGGCGGCACGCCCACCTCTGGCTATCGGCTCGATTTTGAGTTCGATTACACGGGCTTCCTCACGCTGCTCATGGAAGAGATGCGCGCGCTGTGCCTGGAATACAGCGTGCCTATGCCTGACCTGGTGGGTGAATTCGGTCGCTACACCGTGGCCAATCACAGTGTCTACCTGTTCGATGTGGGTCAGGTCAAGCGCGGCGCCGAGGGGCAGCCCGATTGGTACCTGATCAACGGCAGCCTGATGGTGTCCATACCGGACAGCGTACTGGTGCCTGACCAGAAATTTGTCACCCTGCCGCTCGATGGCTGGGATCGTCCGCTGCGCGCCGTGCGCCTGGGCAGCCGTCGCACCTGTGACTCAGATGATGTCTACCCCAGGCCAGGCAAGGCGCCGCTCATGCTGCCCGACTCGGGCGTCGGCACGGTGATTGCCATCTGCGGCGTGGGCGCCTACCAGCAGATGATCTCCGGCCGCGGCGGCGCGCATCACTGCCTCAGCCCAGAGCCGCGGCGGATCATCTTCGAGGAGAAAGATGGTCAGTTGGTGCAGCGGGTGGAGGCGGCACAAACGCAAGCCGAACTGATGCGACTGATCGGCTATCAGTCGCCGATGCGTCAGCCGGCGCCGACCGTGCCGATGCATCCATCTTTGTGGCCGACGCCCGTGCCCGCGCGCCGGATCAAGGCACTGCGTCTGCGCCAACGCCCGCAGGTGATACAGGCCGGCATCCCCACCTGA